In a genomic window of Salegentibacter salegens:
- a CDS encoding cytochrome d ubiquinol oxidase subunit II — protein MLYIVLFFLLFSLLLYVLLGGADFGAGIVELFSSAKNKEQTRDTIYRVMGPIWEANHIWLIIMLVILWVAFPAYFNVMIIYLHIPLSLVLLGITLRGVAFVFRHYDAVLDKSQFWYNWLFRIGSFVTPVFLGMSFGALIGGEIIITEDYETFGFYDLFMQHWLNIFSLLVGLFYAALCAFLASTLLIGEADGKARKHYAKNSAFFTVVLVVLGFILISYGYFSGIKFAEDFIHNPISLACVGLSGILLFPLWKFIKKEYRIASRYLAGFQVVLILFAALYAHFPYIIITAEKEISLLENLAPESTISNLAIMLLIGGFIILPGLFHLMKSFNMIKVLEKNEKEYE, from the coding sequence ATGCTGTATATTGTTCTGTTTTTTCTGTTGTTTTCGCTTTTATTATACGTTTTACTCGGTGGCGCCGATTTTGGTGCCGGTATCGTTGAGTTATTTTCTTCGGCTAAAAATAAAGAGCAAACACGCGATACAATTTACCGGGTAATGGGCCCAATTTGGGAGGCAAATCATATTTGGCTAATCATTATGCTGGTGATTTTATGGGTGGCGTTTCCGGCTTATTTTAATGTGATGATTATTTACCTGCACATTCCGTTAAGCCTTGTTTTATTAGGAATTACCCTTCGGGGTGTTGCTTTTGTGTTTCGGCATTATGATGCCGTTTTAGATAAATCTCAGTTTTGGTACAATTGGCTTTTTAGAATTGGAAGTTTTGTTACTCCGGTTTTCCTGGGAATGTCTTTTGGAGCGTTAATTGGCGGCGAAATAATTATTACCGAAGATTATGAAACTTTCGGTTTCTACGATCTTTTTATGCAGCATTGGTTGAATATTTTCAGTTTACTGGTAGGTTTGTTTTATGCCGCGCTTTGTGCCTTTTTAGCCTCAACTTTATTAATTGGGGAAGCCGATGGAAAAGCACGTAAACACTACGCTAAAAACTCGGCTTTTTTTACGGTTGTATTGGTGGTGCTTGGCTTTATCCTTATCAGTTATGGATACTTCAGCGGGATAAAATTTGCTGAAGATTTTATTCATAATCCTATTTCCCTGGCCTGTGTTGGATTATCAGGAATTCTCTTATTTCCGCTTTGGAAATTTATTAAAAAAGAATATCGAATTGCCAGTAGATATTTAGCAGGATTCCAGGTGGTTTTAATACTTTTTGCGGCACTTTATGCACATTTTCCTTATATTATAATCACTGCCGAAAAAGAGATAAGTCTGTTAGAAAATCTGGCGCCAGAATCTACCATAAGTAATTTGGCTATCATGCTTTTAATTGGAGGATTTATTATTTTACCGGGACTTTTTCATTTAATGAAATCTTTTAATATGATTAAAGTGCTGGAAAAAAATGAGAAGGAATACGAATAA
- a CDS encoding sulfite exporter TauE/SafE family protein yields the protein MEILEILGYVGALVIGIVLGLIGGGGSILTVPVLVYLLAINPVTATAYSLFVVGASSLVGAFKNMQKKLVDFRTAIVFSIPAFIAVYATRKWMVPAIPESLFSIGQFEITKNIGIMLFFAIIMILASVSMIRENGKQKTKDEAIRYNYPLIIIEGIVVGVLTGIVGAGGGFLIIPALVLLAKLPMKKAVATSLLIIAIKSLIGFIGDVQNMNIEWLFLAIFTGLSMIGMFIGIYLNKFIDGNKLKKGFGWFVLIMGIYIIWAEIS from the coding sequence ATGGAAATACTTGAAATACTGGGTTACGTTGGGGCATTGGTGATTGGTATTGTTTTAGGCCTTATTGGTGGCGGGGGTTCTATCTTAACGGTTCCCGTGCTGGTTTATCTACTGGCAATAAATCCGGTGACAGCCACGGCGTATTCGCTTTTTGTAGTTGGAGCATCTTCTTTAGTGGGCGCTTTTAAAAATATGCAGAAGAAACTGGTAGATTTTAGAACTGCCATTGTTTTTTCTATTCCTGCGTTTATTGCGGTTTATGCTACTCGAAAATGGATGGTACCCGCTATTCCAGAATCTCTTTTTAGTATCGGGCAATTTGAGATTACCAAGAACATTGGGATAATGCTGTTTTTCGCAATTATAATGATTCTGGCTTCGGTCTCTATGATTAGGGAAAACGGAAAGCAAAAAACTAAAGATGAAGCAATTCGCTATAATTATCCGCTAATTATTATTGAAGGAATTGTAGTTGGAGTTTTAACCGGAATTGTTGGTGCAGGCGGTGGATTCCTAATAATTCCTGCATTAGTGCTTTTAGCGAAACTACCAATGAAAAAAGCAGTGGCTACTTCATTATTAATCATCGCAATCAAATCGCTAATCGGTTTTATTGGTGATGTTCAAAATATGAATATTGAATGGCTGTTTTTAGCAATTTTCACCGGACTTTCCATGATAGGAATGTTTATAGGAATTTATCTGAATAAATTTATAGACGGAAATAAATTGAAAAAAGGTTTCGGCTGGTTTGTACTAATAATGGGTATTTACATTATTTGGGCTGAAATTTCGTAA
- a CDS encoding methyltransferase family protein: MGFLIVLTAILQLNTNLSPFPKPKENASLITTGIFKYIRHPIYSGILIFLFFLSLYFASTYKIGITVLLLILFLFKSVYEEEQLWLKYPNYRDYRQHTGRFFPKFIR, translated from the coding sequence ATAGGTTTTTTAATTGTTTTAACTGCAATCCTTCAACTCAACACCAATCTTTCCCCTTTTCCTAAACCAAAAGAAAATGCCAGTTTAATTACCACAGGAATTTTTAAATATATAAGGCATCCCATTTACTCCGGAATTCTAATTTTCCTATTCTTTCTCTCGTTATATTTTGCATCCACTTATAAGATAGGAATCACGGTCTTATTGCTAATTTTATTCTTGTTTAAATCAGTATACGAAGAAGAACAATTATGGTTAAAATATCCAAATTATCGCGATTACCGGCAGCACACCGGCAGATTTTTCCCTAAATTTATTCGTTGA
- a CDS encoding Crp/Fnr family transcriptional regulator, which produces MLEELKEAYGFIFEDELIEEIAQVGSLQRINAGEKIIEIGDYVKMMPLLMEGAIKVMREDKDGDELLLYFLERGDTCAMTLSCCLGQTKSEIRAIAERDTKLIMIPIEKMEEWTSKYKSWRDFVFESYHARLNEMLETIDTIAFMNMDQRLMKYLQDKAKINQNEIIAATHQQIAYDLHTSRVVISRLLKKLEIDGKIKLQRNSIEIMEL; this is translated from the coding sequence ATGCTAGAGGAATTAAAAGAAGCCTACGGATTTATTTTTGAAGACGAACTCATTGAAGAAATTGCCCAGGTAGGTAGTTTACAGAGAATTAATGCCGGTGAAAAAATCATTGAAATTGGTGATTACGTAAAAATGATGCCTCTATTAATGGAAGGGGCTATTAAAGTTATGCGCGAAGATAAAGATGGAGACGAACTTCTCCTGTATTTTCTTGAACGTGGCGATACCTGCGCAATGACGCTTTCCTGTTGTCTTGGCCAAACCAAAAGTGAAATTAGGGCTATAGCCGAACGCGATACAAAATTGATTATGATTCCCATTGAAAAAATGGAAGAATGGACCTCCAAATATAAATCCTGGCGCGATTTTGTTTTTGAAAGTTATCACGCCCGGCTCAACGAAATGCTGGAAACCATAGATACCATCGCTTTTATGAATATGGATCAGCGTTTAATGAAATATCTTCAGGATAAGGCGAAAATCAATCAAAACGAAATAATTGCAGCTACCCATCAACAAATTGCTTACGATTTGCATACTTCGAGGGTAGTGATTTCCAGGTTATTAAAAAAACTGGAAATTGACGGTAAGATAAAACTTCAACGTAACAGCATAGAAATAATGGAACTTTAA
- a CDS encoding cytochrome ubiquinol oxidase subunit I has product MENLDYARLQMAFTLGFHIIFACIGMVMPFFMVVSHHKWLKTRNPIYKRLTMAWLKGVAIFFVTGAVSGTALSFELGMLWPEFMKHAGPIIGMPFSLEGAAFFVEAIALGFYLYGWNKLPEKFHWFTGVIIGVAGVASGILVVSANGWMNAPSGFDYINGEFTNIDPVAALLNPAWFTQALHMTLAAFVATSFGVAGIHAFQIFRKRNVELHTKAFKIAIVFGAVAAFLQPISGDLSAKDVAERQPVKLAAMEAHYETSKGAPLYIGGIVDEENRTVSNKIEIPKALSFLAFGDFDAEVKGLNDFPDDELPPVAIVHYAFQTMVGIGTLLMFAGLIYFISLRKKNWLKNKYYWLLFIVVAPLGFVAIEAGWIVTEVGRQPWIIHQIMRTEDAVTPMPGMKYSFFYYLFLYTVLALTVTWLMNRQIKSLNQEPEEAKSTENDSKMKSFDRDQARKNKPSNMNKTED; this is encoded by the coding sequence ATGGAGAATTTAGATTACGCACGCCTGCAAATGGCCTTTACTCTAGGCTTTCATATCATTTTTGCCTGTATAGGGATGGTGATGCCGTTTTTTATGGTTGTTTCGCACCACAAATGGTTAAAAACCAGAAATCCTATTTATAAAAGATTAACTATGGCCTGGTTAAAAGGAGTAGCAATTTTCTTTGTTACCGGTGCGGTTTCGGGAACAGCACTTTCTTTTGAACTTGGAATGCTATGGCCCGAATTTATGAAACACGCCGGGCCTATCATTGGGATGCCCTTTTCGCTAGAAGGCGCCGCCTTTTTTGTAGAAGCCATCGCTCTCGGTTTTTATCTATACGGCTGGAATAAACTTCCCGAAAAATTTCACTGGTTCACCGGAGTGATAATTGGAGTCGCAGGGGTAGCTTCCGGAATACTGGTGGTTTCTGCCAACGGCTGGATGAATGCGCCCTCGGGTTTTGATTATATAAATGGAGAATTCACCAATATAGATCCTGTTGCAGCATTATTAAATCCGGCCTGGTTTACACAGGCTTTGCATATGACTTTAGCTGCATTCGTTGCCACCAGTTTTGGGGTGGCCGGGATTCATGCTTTTCAAATTTTCCGCAAAAGAAATGTAGAATTGCATACTAAAGCCTTTAAAATTGCTATTGTTTTTGGAGCGGTTGCCGCTTTTCTACAACCTATTAGCGGTGATCTTTCAGCAAAAGATGTGGCAGAGCGCCAACCGGTAAAACTCGCTGCCATGGAGGCGCATTACGAAACATCTAAAGGAGCTCCGCTTTATATTGGTGGAATTGTAGATGAAGAAAATAGAACGGTTTCTAATAAGATTGAAATTCCAAAAGCACTATCCTTTCTGGCTTTTGGAGATTTTGATGCTGAAGTAAAAGGTTTAAACGATTTCCCTGATGATGAACTGCCACCGGTAGCGATTGTACATTATGCCTTTCAAACTATGGTTGGAATAGGGACTTTATTAATGTTTGCGGGATTAATCTATTTTATAAGTTTAAGAAAGAAAAACTGGCTTAAAAATAAATATTACTGGTTGTTGTTTATAGTAGTTGCGCCGCTTGGTTTTGTGGCGATAGAAGCCGGTTGGATAGTTACCGAAGTTGGAAGACAACCCTGGATTATCCATCAAATTATGAGAACTGAAGATGCCGTAACCCCAATGCCAGGGATGAAATATAGTTTCTTCTATTATCTTTTTCTTTATACCGTTCTCGCCCTAACCGTAACCTGGTTGATGAATCGTCAAATAAAATCGCTAAACCAGGAACCTGAAGAGGCTAAATCCACAGAAAATGATTCAAAAATGAAATCATTTGATCGCGATCAGGCCCGTAAAAATAAACCCAGTAATATGAATAAAACTGAAGATTAA
- the trhA gene encoding PAQR family membrane homeostasis protein TrhA translates to MPFNQYEPFEEKLNVISHAFGFALSILGLVLLIVRANELGEVVHLVSFSIFGASMILLYAASTLYHSATNKNWRYRLNILDHASIYVLIAGSYTPFALVTLEGWVGWTIFGVVWGCALTGIILKLFYIGKYQTLSTIMYVVMGWIIVFAIKPLYDNLSSEGLWWLIGGGLSYTIGAVLFSLDKVKFNHAIFHIFVLFGTFCHYLSIYFYVLPG, encoded by the coding sequence ATGCCTTTTAACCAATACGAACCTTTCGAAGAAAAATTAAATGTGATCTCACATGCTTTTGGTTTTGCCTTAAGCATATTAGGTCTTGTTCTATTAATAGTAAGGGCCAACGAACTTGGTGAAGTGGTGCACCTTGTGAGCTTTAGTATTTTTGGTGCGAGTATGATCTTACTCTATGCGGCTTCTACCTTATATCACTCTGCCACGAATAAAAATTGGCGTTACCGGTTAAATATTCTGGATCACGCTTCTATTTATGTGCTCATTGCCGGAAGCTATACGCCTTTTGCACTGGTTACTTTAGAAGGTTGGGTAGGTTGGACTATTTTTGGAGTTGTTTGGGGTTGTGCCCTTACCGGCATTATTCTTAAACTTTTTTACATCGGAAAATATCAAACCCTGTCTACAATAATGTATGTAGTCATGGGCTGGATTATTGTATTTGCAATTAAGCCTTTGTATGATAATTTAAGTTCTGAAGGTTTATGGTGGCTAATAGGCGGCGGGCTCTCTTACACCATTGGCGCTGTATTATTTAGTTTAGATAAGGTGAAATTTAATCACGCCATCTTTCATATTTTTGTGCTTTTCGGTACGTTTTGCCATTATCTTTCCATTTATTTTTATGTATTGCCGGGATAG
- a CDS encoding exonuclease SbcCD subunit D C-terminal domain-containing protein, with protein MKILHTADWHIGKKLHKHSLHPDFDLFIDWLCQCIAENKVEVLLVSGDVFDLANPSSEARQQYFKALMKLKRLDCKIILTGGNHDSPAMLNAPQEVLRELDIHIIGGLPDEISECIIPIKNKENQTELLVAALPYLRDADLRTASQGNSYEDRLDALRKGIKQTFLDAAEFCETEYPGSPTIAMGHLFAAGAETSESERDIQIGNQAAFNALQFGKYFNYIALGHIHKPQRVNAQTPTFYSGSPIPLSFSERSNKNRILLLDTETGWEPQNIEIPVFRKLLKITGTLEILQQKLLELQARDGLASLIEIELKEANFDSNKIYELDQLVDNFKVEGYEIVKHRATFENKISGSGELYEQKQQLEDLQPLDVFQKLVDKQEEDEDTRKELLSAFNEILEEVHQSKRV; from the coding sequence ATGAAAATCTTGCATACCGCCGACTGGCATATTGGTAAAAAATTGCATAAACACAGTCTGCACCCAGATTTTGATCTTTTTATAGATTGGCTTTGCCAGTGTATTGCTGAAAATAAAGTGGAAGTATTATTGGTCTCGGGTGATGTTTTTGATCTTGCTAATCCTTCTTCGGAAGCCAGGCAGCAATATTTTAAAGCTTTAATGAAGTTGAAGCGTTTAGACTGCAAGATTATTCTTACCGGTGGCAATCACGACTCTCCCGCCATGCTAAACGCTCCACAAGAAGTTTTGCGCGAACTGGATATTCACATTATTGGAGGTTTGCCAGATGAAATTTCGGAATGTATTATTCCTATAAAAAATAAAGAAAATCAAACCGAATTGCTCGTCGCTGCCCTCCCCTATTTGCGGGATGCCGATTTAAGAACTGCCAGCCAGGGTAATTCTTATGAAGATCGTTTAGATGCTTTGCGAAAGGGAATTAAGCAAACCTTTTTAGATGCTGCTGAATTTTGTGAAACCGAATATCCAGGCAGTCCCACAATCGCTATGGGACATCTTTTTGCCGCCGGTGCCGAAACTTCAGAAAGCGAACGCGATATCCAAATCGGAAACCAGGCGGCTTTTAATGCGCTTCAATTTGGAAAGTATTTTAATTATATCGCATTGGGCCATATTCATAAACCACAAAGGGTAAACGCTCAAACCCCTACTTTTTACAGCGGATCCCCTATTCCGCTATCCTTTAGCGAGCGCAGCAATAAGAACCGCATTTTACTTTTAGATACCGAAACAGGTTGGGAACCGCAGAATATAGAAATTCCAGTTTTTAGGAAGTTGCTAAAAATCACCGGTACCCTGGAAATCCTTCAGCAAAAATTATTGGAGCTGCAAGCTCGTGATGGACTTGCTTCTTTAATTGAAATTGAATTGAAAGAAGCGAATTTTGATTCTAATAAAATTTATGAGTTGGACCAGCTAGTTGATAATTTTAAGGTGGAAGGTTATGAAATCGTAAAACACCGCGCAACTTTTGAAAATAAAATAAGCGGTAGTGGCGAACTTTATGAGCAAAAACAGCAATTGGAAGATCTTCAGCCTTTAGATGTTTTTCAAAAATTAGTAGATAAGCAGGAAGAAGATGAAGATACTCGTAAAGAATTATTGAGCGCTTTTAATGAAATTCTAGAAGAAGTGCATCAATCAAAAAGAGTTTAA
- a CDS encoding MBL fold metallo-hydrolase, translating to MILKRFGKEPTGKRLERINNAENSQNGTFQNIEPTAVQPEDVSMFKIMKQMLNRPKTVRPSAEIPHKKADLLNINTKKPAVVWFGHSSYLLSFKGYNILVDPVFSGFASPFKFFGKSFPGTDLYQAEDFPKIDLLILTHDHYDHLDYKFLKQLRSKVLKIVTSLGVAEHLEYTTWYNHRT from the coding sequence ATGATCTTAAAAAGATTTGGAAAAGAACCTACAGGTAAAAGGTTGGAACGAATAAATAATGCCGAAAATTCACAAAACGGCACGTTTCAAAATATCGAACCTACCGCGGTGCAGCCAGAAGATGTTTCTATGTTTAAAATAATGAAACAGATGCTAAATCGACCAAAAACGGTTCGGCCTTCAGCAGAAATTCCTCATAAAAAAGCCGATTTATTAAATATAAATACCAAAAAACCGGCAGTGGTATGGTTTGGGCATTCTTCTTATCTACTAAGTTTTAAAGGTTATAATATTTTGGTAGATCCCGTTTTTAGCGGATTTGCTTCACCTTTTAAATTCTTCGGAAAATCCTTTCCCGGAACCGATTTATATCAAGCCGAGGATTTTCCGAAAATTGATCTGCTAATCCTTACCCACGATCATTATGACCATTTGGATTATAAATTTTTAAAACAATTAAGGTCAAAAGTTTTAAAAATAGTTACTTCCCTGGGAGTAGCAGAACATTTGGAATATACAACCTGGTATAATCACCGAACTTAA